TAGTCTACTCCACCAACTCCAACTCCCCATTACGCTTAAGGAGCTTGGGATTGAACAGCCGTCTGCGGAAGTGGCAGCGACGATTGCCCAAGGCGTTCAACTGCGTGAGGAAGCGATCAGTCATTTATCCTTTGCGGTGAATGAGACATTGCTCGCACAAGCCATCCAAACGGCTGATCAATGGGGACAGCGCATCGCGCAGGAAAATTACGTTCAGCAATAAACATATTTTATAAATAGAAGGGGAGTCATTTCTTATGTCAACAGCCAAAAAACGATTCAGCCAAACCATTGTTTCTTTATTCGTACTCGCATTTGCGGCGGGTTGTGCCAACCAAGCAACAACAGCGGGAGGTGCCAAGTCGTCTAGTTCTCCCGCACCATCACCTTCGGCAGCGGCGCAGACCAAAGCATCAGCACCTGCCGTAGACTTGAGCAAAGTGACACTTCGCGTCGGACAGACGGGGTGGGCCAATTTGGAAATCGGCTTCAAAGAAGCTGGTTTGACGGATACGCCTTATAAGCTGCAATTCAGCGTGTTTCAAGGTGGCAATCTCCAGTTGGAGGCAATGGCGGCGAACAATTTGGACCTAGGCTCAACGAGCGAAATTCCACCTATTTTTGCCTCGCAGGCTGCTAATGGCGGTAATTTCAAGGTCATCGCCTCCTTTGAATCTACGACATTAAACCAAGAAATTGTCGTCCCCAAAGGATCGCCGATCAAAAGTGTCGCTGAACTGAAAGGCAAGAAAGTTGCCTATGTGAACGCGACGACAGCGCATTACTTTTTGGTGAAAATCTTGCAGAATGCGGGTCTCTCTTGGACGGATGTTGAAGCGGTGCCTTTATCTACGTCGGATGGACTTAGTGCGTTAATTAGCGGCAAAGTGGATGCCTTAGCGAGTTACGGGAATGCGATTATTTCTGCCCATCAGAATGGCGCAACAGAACTGGCCAGTGCCAAAGATATTTTATCTGGAAACTTTTTATATGAAGCAACACCAGATGCGATCAGTGATCCGGCCAAGCATGCGGCAATCGTAGATTTTTTGAGCAGATTGAATAAGTTTTACGCATGGACACGCAATAATCAGCAGAAATGGGCTGAAATTACAGCAACTAATACGAAGCAACCGGTTGAACAGGCACTGGACACACTCAAAAAAGGCGAGATCCAACGTCCTTCCAAAATTTCTTCTAATTTCGATAAAGCCATTGCTTCAGAGCAGGATGTGGCCGATGCACTGACAAGTGTAGGGGTATTGAAAAATAAAATTGATGTCAGCGCTACATGGAGCCGGGCCTTCGAGGAAGAACTCAAGAAGATAACAGCAGCGCCATAAGTTGGTGATATGTGGAAAGGTGTGTGTGCAAATGAAAGAATCGAAAGGAAAACAACGCTTCTTTGTCATCGCTCCTTGGATTATTCCGATTGTTATCATCATCGCCTGGCATGTTTTGACGACAACCGGGGTTGTTGGTGCGAATGTGCTGCCACAGCCCGTCAAAGTGCTAAGCGTCTTTGTCGCTATGCTGAAATCAGGTGAGTTGTTGACTCACATTACGATAAGTGCCAGGCGAGCTTTCAGTGGACTGCTGCTTGGCGGAGGCATAGGGTTTCTGTTTGGCCTGCTGAATGGATTCTCGCGAGTAGCGGAGAAATTGGCGGACTCGTCCATCCAAATGATTCGAACGATTCCCCATCTCGCCCTGATCCCACTGGTGATCATCTGGTTTGGGATTGATGAGTCAGCGAAGCTGGTGCTTGTATCCTTGGGCGTTTTCTTCCCGGTGTATCTTAATACGTTCCATGGCATTCGCTCGATTGATCCAGGCTTGATTGAAATGGGAAAAGTATATGGTTTAAATCGCTTAGCCTTGTATTGGCATATTATTTTGCCGGGTGCTTTGCCTTCTATCCTGGTCGGTCTGCGTTACGCACTAGGCATTATGTGGCTCACGCTCATCGTGGCCGAAACGGTTGCAGCCAAATCAGGCTTGGGCTATATGGCGAATAGTGCCAGGGAATTTTTCCAAATGGACGTTATCGTTCTCAGTATTCTCATTTATGCATTGTTGGGTAAATTATCGGACAGCGCTGCGAAATGGCTGGAGAAATGGTGGCTGCAGTGGAATCCAAGCTATGTCAGACAGTAAATTGAGGGAAGTGGAGGTTACAACAATGTCCCAAACCATAACACCTTTTTCTTTTGCCAAACGGATACCAACGACACCGTCCATTGGCAGCACAACCGTGACCAAACCGGATCATGTGCACTTATCCTTTGGCTTTGCAGCACCGCATTTATTCCCGATTGAACAATTGTCGCAAGCAGCAGCAGATGCCGTCACTTTGCATGGCAGAAAAGCTTTGCAGTACTCAGGCTCCGGAGGTCCTGGCCAAATTCTATCGTGGATTCAGGCTCGCTCCAAGGTTCACGGGATTCACGCTGAGCTCGATCAAATCCTGGTGACATACGGCTCCACGCAAGGTATCGATTTGGCGACGCGTATTCTCGTTGATCCCGGCGATCACGTATGGGTAGAATCGCCTTCTTTTTTCAGTGCGCTGCAAGCTTTCCGCACGGCCGAAGCGGTCATTACCTCTTTTCCGATTGATGATGAGGGTGTACGTGTTGATTTGATCGAGAATGCACTATTGGATGCGAGGCAGAACAACAAACCGATCCCTAAATTTCTCTATACCATGCCTACCTATCATAATCCCGGTGGGGTTACGCTCTCCCTTGAACGCAGGAAACGCCTTGCGCAGCTGGCTGAGATTTACAATTTCTTTATTTTGGAAGACGACGCCTATTCCGAACTGAATTTCACAGGCAACACGTATCCACCGCTATACACGTTATATCCAGAGAGAGTGATCTATCTCAATACTTTTTCCAAAATCATTGCTCCTGGCCTTCGCTTAGGTTGGATCATCGCCGATTCAAGTGTGATTGCGAAAATAAGGCTGTTGAGCCTTGGCGGCAGCATCGGCGTATTTACACAAGAGATCGTGGCCAAGCTGCTCAGTGGTTTTGCTTTTCAAGAACATGTGGATAGCCTGATTGATCATTATCGCAATCAAAGGGACATCATGGCCAAAGCCGTACGCGAAAGTTTCGGTGAGCATGTAAGCTTTCATTTGCCGGAGGGCGGCTTCTATATTTGGCTCCGTTTCCCGGACCATGTGAATACAAGTGACTTCCTGCAGGATGCCGCAGATCGGGGCGTTAGCTTCGTGGATGGCAAAAGTTTTTATGTCAACCCCGAAGGGTTTCATTATGCGAGACTCTGTTTCAGCTATGTGAGTGAAGCTGAGATTGTTCGTGGGGTGAGAAGCTTAGCTGATGCTTATTTTGCTTATATCTATAAGAGCAACAGTAGCAATACTAGCAATACTAGCAGTAACAACACTAGCAGTAACAAAAACAATCCGAAGATTCCAACTGTCCTTGCCGCGCAAGAAGATATTAGAACATCGGATTCTGAACAATTGATCAAAGAGTTAAGTGTGGAATTGGGGCGGCTTTACGAATCGGACGGAACAGCCGGCTTTCAAGCTTCAGACGTCGAAGTTCCGCGCGCTGCTTTCATCGTTGCCAGATTGGATGGACACCCTGTCGGATGTGGCGCCTTGCGTCCTATCGATGAGACGACAGTCGAAGTGAAACGGATGTATACGAGGCCGGATTTCCGCCGGAAAGGCGTAGCGCAAGCGATTCTATCCGAAGCGGAGCGGCTCGCCACTCAGTTCGGCTATACGAGCATTAAGCTGCAAACGGGACCCAAGCAGCCGGAAGCAGCCGCCCTTTATGAGCGGGTTGGTTATTATCGTGTGCCGATTTATAGCGGGAACTGGGATTTAGTACTGGCTTATCAAAAGGATTTGAACAGCTGAAGGGAGTCGACAGAACATGAAATTCGCTTTATTCAGTCTTATGATGAATCTCCCGAATGCGCTGTCCGGTGAAAGTCTGACAACTCGGCAGAAATTCGAAAATGTTCTCAAGCAAGCGGAACTCGCAGAGGAGCTAGGCTTCGAGGCATATGGCGTGGGGGAGCGGCACGGAGCTCCGTTCCTTTCCTCATCGCCGCCGGTTGTGCTCACGGCTATCGCCGCAAGAACGTCGAAGATTCGGTTGTTAACGACCGTAACCGTGTTGAGCGTGCTTGACCCGGTGCGCGTCGCAGAGGATTATGCAACGCTGGACCATTTGTCCGACGGGCGACTGGAATTAATCATCGGCAAGGGAAATGACCCGCGCCACTATCCGCTGTTCGGGATTACCGAAGACGAGCAGTGGGAATCAATGGCCGAGCGGTATGCGCTGCTCAAGCAGCTGTGGACGGAGGAAAACGTGACGTGGGAGGGCCGTTATCGCCCGCCGCTGAATGAAGTGACTACACAGCCAAGACCGTTTCAGAAGTCGATTCCAATATGGCATGGCAGTGCATCCAGTCAGCTCTCCACGGAATTAGCAGCTAAATATGGTGAACCTATTTTCTCTTCGAATACCTTCCATCCGCAGGCGAAGTACAAAGCCTTGATTGATCACTACCGAGAGCGACTCGCGTACTACGGTCATGATCCCAGCCAAGCCGTAGTAGGCTCGGGCTTCGGCAGCTTGTATCTTGCCAATACTTCGGAAGAAGCAATCAAGCGATATCGTCCTTATTATGATGCGTTCCGGTCTACGGCGTCAGCGCAGCACAATAACTCGCCATTCCGGGATTTGGAAGATAATATCGCCAATGGTCCTGTGCTCGTAGGCAGTTCGGAGCAGGTGATCGAGAAAATCTTGAACTACCACGCAGCATATGGTCACCAAGTGGTGAGCATCAGTGTGGATGGCTTAACCGAGGCGGAACAGCGCGAACAAGTTGAGCGCTTCGCATCAGAAGTCATGCCCGTCCTTCGCCGAGAATTGCCCAGCACCGTATGGGAGAGCAAGCCATCGTTGGTGCATGCGGCCAACTAATCGTTATTCTCGTCAGCTCGATAAAATGTGATTTGCACAACACTGTTCATCCATGATCTAACGAACCGAACCGACGCTATGAAGTAGCGTTTAGGCTGTTGGTGATCTTTTACGTGATGGAAGATAAGAGTCTCCAAAGACTTCTATCACGCAGAATGGGCCGCTTTTGCTATTAAGCCCCCTAATTAGATTGGAGAATACCACGGGAAATAAGGTACACTTTTTATTAGGGAGGCGAATACCGTGCAACAACGTAACAAGGTGTTTGAAGAAGTGCGTTTCAAGGTAGCTCAAGAAGCGCTTGGTGGAATTAAGACGGGTGTTCTTTCGCGAAGATATGATGTATCGCCAAAAACCATCCGTAACTGGGTAAAGGAATATCAAGAGACCTTTGGGGATGATGCGTTACCAACATTAGATGAACGTATGGCTGAATCCAAGCGCCTAGCTGAACTGGAAGAAAAATATGCTTGTGCGCTAAAAGCACTCGGAGAGAAAGAGTTGGAAAACAATATTCTGAGAGAACTTGTAAAAAAGTCCAGCCCTGCCTCGAAGATAAACTCAACATTGCCCAAACGTTCATCGAGCAGGGACATCCCATAACGACTGTACTGCGCCTAACTAATGTGGCTTCTTCGACCTACTACGACCGTCACAAAGTTATGCGTTCTTCGCTAAAGCGCCCTTCAGCACCTGGAAGGGGGCGTCCAGCCACACTTCACTCGAAGACGCATACGGGTCAAATCGTAAGCAATGCCCAGATTGAGGAATGGCTGTTAGAGCTAGTTTCGGGTGAGGAGCATAGTTATGGTTACGTTCTACTGACGGAGTGTTTGCGCGTTCAACATAGCCTTGTAATCAACAAAAAGAAAGTGTATCGGTTATGTCAGAAGCTCGGTATTTTAAATCCGCAGCGGCGCAAAAAGATTCATTATCCGAGACGTTTAGCCCGCAATCATACCATTAACGCGTCCAACCAACTATGGCAATTAGACATCAAATATGGGTACGTAGCAGGCTATGATCAATTCTTTTATCTCGCGGATATTATCGATGTATTTGATCGAAGCATCGTCGGCTATCATCTTGGATCCAGCTGCGAAGCTAAGCATGTTTGCCAAGCGGTTAAAGACGCTCTACGTTCACGCATAGCATCAGGTGCAAGCAAGCCGATTATTCGCACAGACAACGGTCCTCAGTTTATTAGCAAGGCTTTTGGAGACATGTGTGAGGATGAAACGATGATTCACGAGCGGATTCCACCCAAAACGCCCAATAAAAATGCCTATATCGAATCATTCCATGCCACATTAGAGCGTGACTTATTGAGGAAAGAAAGCTTTGAAACGTTTGAAGAAGCTTATCGAGCTATTCATACGTACATGGATTTTTATAATAATCGTCGCATGCATAGAAGCCTCGGTAAACGATCGCCAGCCGCATTTATGAGGTGGGTAGAAAAAGCATCGATGGATACGTCCAGCTATGTGCTCGCCATTTAACTAGCAAAAGAAGCCGACAGCGCTTCAAAAAACAAGCAATACGAAGATAACACCTTGTTGTACAACCGATTCTCCGGAATTAGGGGGCCTGACCGTAACCCTCTAGCATCTCTGCTTTTTGCCTAAATAGAGTACTGGAGTTCCCTTAACAGGACTTGTTGCTTGGAATAAAGCCCATTTCTCAGGGGGAGAAGGTTGTTATCTCATGTTACTCGCCAGCACCCGGCTGTTCCGCCCCGCGCCCCTACCACCGTCGCCCCCGCCGCCCCGAGCCCGCCCGCGCTCCGGCGGCAGCCCGCGTCAACCCGTCTGCCGCCCCGCGAGCCTCTGCCCACCTGCGCAAGATGCCAAAAACCGCAAAATAGTGGTATTTTCGCACAAGATCCCGTCACTTTTGTAAACGTATTCTTGCTATACTTGCAGCAGGAAGTCCAAAAATAACGGTATGAACAGGGGATTGACCATGATACAAAAAAGTGATGGTATGAACTACGCGCCTATCGGAAGCTTTCATTCCGTATGCGAGCCAGGTGAATTTGTATTCGCAGCTGCAGCTCTGGATCACGGGCATATTTATGGCATGTGCAATGGCTTGAAAGAAGCAGGCGCTGTTTTAAAGTGGGTCTATGACCCGGATCCTGTCAAAGTGGACAAGTTTGTGAGCACATATCCAGAAGTGCGTATCGCGGCTTCGCTAGAACAAATTTTGCAAGACCCTGAAGTGAAGCTTGTGGCTAGTGCAGCAATTCCGTCTGATCGCGGTCCGCTCGGGCTTCGCGTTATGTCCAGCGGGAAGGACTATTTCACAGATAAAGCGCCATTTACGACGCTGGAGCAGTTGGAAGCTGCGCGTACCATGGTCGCCCAAACGGGGCAGAAATTCGCCGTTTATTATAGTGAACGGCTTCATGTCGAAAGCTCCATCTATGCAGGGCAGCTGATCGAACAAGGGGCAATCGGCCGCGTACTGCAAGTCATCGGCTTGGGACCGCATCGGATCAGCTTATCCAGTCGACCGGATTGGTTTTTTGATCGGGAGCGATTTGGCGGTATATTGTGCGATATCGGCAGTCATCAAATTGAGCAGTTTCTCTATTTTACAGGGGCGAAGGATGCGAAGGTGGTTCACAGCAAGGTTGCCAATTATCAATTTCCACAGCACCCGACTTTTGAGGATTTTGGCGATGCTACGCTAATAGCGGACAATGGCGCAACGGGGTATTTCCGTGTGGATTGGCTGACGCCGGATGGGCTGAGCACATGGGGGGATGGCCGCATGACCATTCTGGGCACCGAGGGTTACATCGAGCTTCGCAAATACGTGGATATCGCCAGAGACAAGACGAGCGACCATGTGTATCTGGTGAATAAAGACGGTGAGCAGCATTTTGCTGTGAATGGTCAAGTAGGATTCCCCTATTTTGGTCAGCTGATTCTGGATTGTCTCCAGCGCACAGAGCTTGCCATGACCCAGGAGCACACGTTCAAAGCAGCCGAATTGTGCTTAATTGCGCAGCGTGATGCGATTCATATTACGCAAGGCTAATCTCCTGAAGACTTGGCTGCTAGCGACGCTGGTGCCGATTGCGGAATTGATGGGGCGTACTGCCCATGTGGCTTTTGAATATTTTGCAAAAATAGGATGTATTGCTAAGTCCGATGGCTTCACCGATTTGGGCGATCGACTGATCCGTCGCATTCAGCAATTGGACCGCTTGCTGGATACGGCGGGCAGTCACATAGTCAGAAATGCTGCTGCCCGTGCATTCCTTGAAGAGATGGGATAGATGGTGCGGCGACAGATGAAGTTCGCTAGCCATATGTTCCAAGCGCAAGGGCTCGGTAAAGTGGCTTTCCAACCAATTCAGAATACGTTCAGCTTGATGTTTCTGCCGTGTAATCACCGTGTTGGACTGGATGTCACTGCGTTCCCAGATGGTTCTAAAAGCGCGAAAGTAAGCAATCAGGAATAAGGAGAACTCTTCCAGATAATCTTTCTTGGGCAGAGTGCGCAGCTTTTCCTCGAGACTAGGAAATAGGGATAATAACGGCTCGGGCTCGTCTATCTTGGATAGGCAGGGCGCGGGCAGTTTGCTCGTGTACATAATCTTGAAAAAGGCGTGCAGGCTGGGCCACTTTTCGAAATAAGGCTCGTAAAGCGATGGCTCATAATGCACGATGGAACGAGTGAAAGGCTGATCAGCATTCATCTGAATGTGGTGGAGTTGAAAGGGTTGGAAGATACAAAGCATGCCAGCGCTTACTTCGTAGCTTTTTTGATTGACAATGAGCGTGCCGTGTCCCTCATGTATATACAACATTTCAACGCCTTGATGGGCATGAAACGTGCCTTGGTATTCAGAACTTCCAATTGTACTGCGGCGATAGGTGAAATAAAGCGGAATTTCATGGAGGCCGAGATCCTGGATGAAGGTCATAAGAGGCACACCTCGCTATGTAGGATGACAATCGTTATTTGCGAGAAAAGCTCCCGATAAATCAGCGCATCTCTCGAATTGCGTGAGACATTGCATGATTTAGCAAGAGCTATTCCTGTTCGTGCTATTCAACGGCAACCTTTTGCATTTTGGCCGGGTTATTGATCTTGTAAGGCACGGGATGTTTGGACAATTTCTTGGCCACAATTTTGCATTCGAACGTGAGCGTATCGCCGATTTGCAGTTCCAGCTTCTTGAGCGTATTGCTGTGGCTGGACCACGCAGTCCCGATTTCAGTTGCGGGGTCTGTGATGGAAACCGCTTCATAGATGACGACTTCATCTTCCGTATCCGAGAAATTGTTAGGTACGGTTGTAAATTCGCTGACCGTAGCGATCATTTTTACCTTATCTTCAGGAAGCTCCAATTTTGGTGCTTTCTCTTTCTTGGTTTTGCTTTTGGAAGCAGCAGGCTTGTCTGCTTTGGCCTTAGGAACATCTGGCTCTTTAGGAACTTCCAGCTCCGCAGGAGCTTCAGAATCCGACACGTCATCTGTCGTAACGGCAC
Above is a genomic segment from Paenibacillus sp. HWE-109 containing:
- a CDS encoding transposase, giving the protein MQQRNKVFEEVRFKVAQEALGGIKTGVLSRRYDVSPKTIRNWVKEYQETFGDDALPTLDERMAESKRLAELEEKYACALKALGEKELENNILRELVKKSSPASKINSTLPKRSSSRDIP
- a CDS encoding ABC transporter permease subunit; this encodes MKESKGKQRFFVIAPWIIPIVIIIAWHVLTTTGVVGANVLPQPVKVLSVFVAMLKSGELLTHITISARRAFSGLLLGGGIGFLFGLLNGFSRVAEKLADSSIQMIRTIPHLALIPLVIIWFGIDESAKLVLVSLGVFFPVYLNTFHGIRSIDPGLIEMGKVYGLNRLALYWHIILPGALPSILVGLRYALGIMWLTLIVAETVAAKSGLGYMANSAREFFQMDVIVLSILIYALLGKLSDSAAKWLEKWWLQWNPSYVRQ
- a CDS encoding Gfo/Idh/MocA family protein; amino-acid sequence: MQKSDGMNYAPIGSFHSVCEPGEFVFAAAALDHGHIYGMCNGLKEAGAVLKWVYDPDPVKVDKFVSTYPEVRIAASLEQILQDPEVKLVASAAIPSDRGPLGLRVMSSGKDYFTDKAPFTTLEQLEAARTMVAQTGQKFAVYYSERLHVESSIYAGQLIEQGAIGRVLQVIGLGPHRISLSSRPDWFFDRERFGGILCDIGSHQIEQFLYFTGAKDAKVVHSKVANYQFPQHPTFEDFGDATLIADNGATGYFRVDWLTPDGLSTWGDGRMTILGTEGYIELRKYVDIARDKTSDHVYLVNKDGEQHFAVNGQVGFPYFGQLILDCLQRTELAMTQEHTFKAAELCLIAQRDAIHITQG
- a CDS encoding IS3 family transposase, producing MASSTYYDRHKVMRSSLKRPSAPGRGRPATLHSKTHTGQIVSNAQIEEWLLELVSGEEHSYGYVLLTECLRVQHSLVINKKKVYRLCQKLGILNPQRRKKIHYPRRLARNHTINASNQLWQLDIKYGYVAGYDQFFYLADIIDVFDRSIVGYHLGSSCEAKHVCQAVKDALRSRIASGASKPIIRTDNGPQFISKAFGDMCEDETMIHERIPPKTPNKNAYIESFHATLERDLLRKESFETFEEAYRAIHTYMDFYNNRRMHRSLGKRSPAAFMRWVEKASMDTSSYVLAI
- a CDS encoding aminotransferase class I/II-fold pyridoxal phosphate-dependent enzyme, with product MSQTITPFSFAKRIPTTPSIGSTTVTKPDHVHLSFGFAAPHLFPIEQLSQAAADAVTLHGRKALQYSGSGGPGQILSWIQARSKVHGIHAELDQILVTYGSTQGIDLATRILVDPGDHVWVESPSFFSALQAFRTAEAVITSFPIDDEGVRVDLIENALLDARQNNKPIPKFLYTMPTYHNPGGVTLSLERRKRLAQLAEIYNFFILEDDAYSELNFTGNTYPPLYTLYPERVIYLNTFSKIIAPGLRLGWIIADSSVIAKIRLLSLGGSIGVFTQEIVAKLLSGFAFQEHVDSLIDHYRNQRDIMAKAVRESFGEHVSFHLPEGGFYIWLRFPDHVNTSDFLQDAADRGVSFVDGKSFYVNPEGFHYARLCFSYVSEAEIVRGVRSLADAYFAYIYKSNSSNTSNTSSNNTSSNKNNPKIPTVLAAQEDIRTSDSEQLIKELSVELGRLYESDGTAGFQASDVEVPRAAFIVARLDGHPVGCGALRPIDETTVEVKRMYTRPDFRRKGVAQAILSEAERLATQFGYTSIKLQTGPKQPEAAALYERVGYYRVPIYSGNWDLVLAYQKDLNS
- a CDS encoding ABC transporter substrate-binding protein yields the protein MSTAKKRFSQTIVSLFVLAFAAGCANQATTAGGAKSSSSPAPSPSAAAQTKASAPAVDLSKVTLRVGQTGWANLEIGFKEAGLTDTPYKLQFSVFQGGNLQLEAMAANNLDLGSTSEIPPIFASQAANGGNFKVIASFESTTLNQEIVVPKGSPIKSVAELKGKKVAYVNATTAHYFLVKILQNAGLSWTDVEAVPLSTSDGLSALISGKVDALASYGNAIISAHQNGATELASAKDILSGNFLYEATPDAISDPAKHAAIVDFLSRLNKFYAWTRNNQQKWAEITATNTKQPVEQALDTLKKGEIQRPSKISSNFDKAIASEQDVADALTSVGVLKNKIDVSATWSRAFEEELKKITAAP
- a CDS encoding AraC family transcriptional regulator, which codes for MTFIQDLGLHEIPLYFTYRRSTIGSSEYQGTFHAHQGVEMLYIHEGHGTLIVNQKSYEVSAGMLCIFQPFQLHHIQMNADQPFTRSIVHYEPSLYEPYFEKWPSLHAFFKIMYTSKLPAPCLSKIDEPEPLLSLFPSLEEKLRTLPKKDYLEEFSLFLIAYFRAFRTIWERSDIQSNTVITRQKHQAERILNWLESHFTEPLRLEHMASELHLSPHHLSHLFKECTGSSISDYVTARRIQQAVQLLNATDQSIAQIGEAIGLSNTSYFCKIFKSHMGSTPHQFRNRHQRR
- a CDS encoding LLM class flavin-dependent oxidoreductase codes for the protein MKFALFSLMMNLPNALSGESLTTRQKFENVLKQAELAEELGFEAYGVGERHGAPFLSSSPPVVLTAIAARTSKIRLLTTVTVLSVLDPVRVAEDYATLDHLSDGRLELIIGKGNDPRHYPLFGITEDEQWESMAERYALLKQLWTEENVTWEGRYRPPLNEVTTQPRPFQKSIPIWHGSASSQLSTELAAKYGEPIFSSNTFHPQAKYKALIDHYRERLAYYGHDPSQAVVGSGFGSLYLANTSEEAIKRYRPYYDAFRSTASAQHNNSPFRDLEDNIANGPVLVGSSEQVIEKILNYHAAYGHQVVSISVDGLTEAEQREQVERFASEVMPVLRRELPSTVWESKPSLVHAAN